The genomic DNA CCGGAGCCGTGTGGCTGCAGGCGAGAGCGCGGCGGGCGAGGGCCAGACGGCGGTCGCGACGCCGACGACCACGCACGGGCAGCTGCGCGACCTGCGCCGCGAACTCAACGCACTGGTGACGCTCGCACACCACCGCACCGGCAAGCCGCACGGCTGGATCCACAACGAGCTGCGGCGCATCTGCGGCGGACCCGTTGTGGCGGCGGCGAACTCGGAGCAGATCGCCGCGCGCATCGAAGCGGTCCGCACGCTGCGGGGGTAGGCGTCGGGTTCGGCGCCCCCGTCGCCGAGCGTGGGCCCTATGCACGTATTTCGCCGTTCTCGCGTACACAACCCCCACACTCGCGCACAACCCCTCGCCGCCGCGCCGCCGAGCGTGGGCCCTATGCACGCATTTCGCCGTTCTCGCGTGCACAACCCCCACACTCGCGCCTCACACCGGGCATCCTCTGGCCCGCAGCTTCTCCCGGACCCGCGCGACGATCAGATCGGGCCGCGCCATCATGTCGGCGCTGACTCGCACCACCACCCAGCCCGCTGCCTCCAGCAGCGCGATCCGCTCGATGTCCCACGACCGCTGACGCGCGTCCATCCAATGCTGCACACCGTCGTATTCGACGGCCACCTTCCATTCGCGCCAGCCCATGTCGACGCGGACGTGCAACTCGGGAAACCGGATCTGCGTCTCGGGACGTGGCAGTCCACCGGCTACCAGCAGCAGCCGCAGCCTGGTCTCCTGCGGCGACTCTGCCCCGCCGTCGACATTCGGCAGCACGGTGCGCAGCGATGCCACACCGCGGACACCGGAGTGGGCATCGGCCACCGCCGATACCTCGCGGTGCTTCAACCCAGTGGCGTTGAACAGTGCGTCGAGTATCGGAATGGCCTGCGCCGCAGGTTTTGTCCGTCCGATGTCGAACGCGGTCCGTGCCGCCGTGGTGACGTCGACGCCCCCGACCACGCATAGTTCGTCGACGCCGAGGGTCCACGAGTGGACGACGAGCCCGGATGCTGCGTGCCGATCGGAACGTACGATCTCGGCCGGCGCGGACCCGTCGAGCCACTTGGTTCCGTGGACCGCCGCAGCCGAGACGCCGGCCAGCGTGGCGCCCGTCGCCAGCCACGCGGCGCGCGCCCGGATGAGTGCCGTCAGCTCGACGTCACGGTGGAGATAGACGCCCCGGTAGATCGCCTGGTGCTCCCGGGCGAGGCCGCGTCGGGTGAGTTCGCCGCGCCGTATCGCGGCGCTGCCGATGAAGGGTTGCATGCCGAGAACGGTCGCCTCGACCGCCGACGAACGTGGGCCTCGAGCACGCTCTCAAGGCTCGGCCTGTGCATAAGCCCCACACTGGGGATGGAAGCGTCAGCGCCCTTCGGCCAGCTTGGCCAGATTCGCGAGCGAGTTCTCCACGTGCGACACCGCGAACGGCGGGAACTCGATGTGCTCCCGCGTCTCCGAGGGAACACCCGACCAGTCGTACGTCATGGTCACCTGGGTCCCGTCGCCGACCGGCTCGAGGTCGTAGCGCCAGGTCCATCCGCCGTACTTGATCTCGCCATCGGGCCCCTCCTGACCGGGTTCCCAGGCGATGGTCGTGGACGGCTCGAAGGCGAAGACGCGGTTGGCCATCTCGTAGTGGCCTTCGGGCAGGTTGTCGTGATACATCGCGATGCGGAAGATCTGGTCTTTCTCCTGCAACGGCTTTCCGTCGAGCGACTCCCGCACCCACCCGGTGCCGTCGATGGCTGCGTGATTGGCGGGCTCGGCCAGCACCTCGAAGACGGCCTGGACGGGAGCGTTGACGATGCGGGTCGTGATCAAGGTATCCGTGGTCATACGCGTACCGACTGACGAACCGCGCGGAACTAATCGGTTGCCGCACCGCCGCACTGGCCCTACCGTCGGCCGCATGGCCGCCGACTCACCCACGATCCTCGCGACCAGCGGCGGGGTCGGGCCGGGGCGGCGCACCAGGATGGCGTTCACCGCGCTCACCGAGTACGCCATCGAGCTGTCCGGAACGAGTGGGCGGGCGCCACGGGTCTGCCTGCTCGCGACCGCCATGGGCGACGACCGCGCGACGTTGCACCACCTCACCGAGGCGGCCGAACAGCGGGGGTTCGCGACGTCGCACCTCGTCCTGTTCCCGATGCCGAACGTCGACGACGTCACAGCTCATCTGCTCGAGCACGACGTGGTGTGGGTGTTCGGCGGCAGTGTGGCCGGGCTGCTCGCGATGTGGCGACTGCACGGCGTCGACGACGCGATGCGCACCGCGTGGGAGGCCGGCGTCGTGCTCACCGGCGTCTCGGCAGGCTCCATCTGCTGGCATGCCGGGGGCACCACCGACTCGTTCGGCCCGGAGCTGCGTCCGGTGACCGACGGCCTGGGCCTGGTGCCGTTCTCCAACGGGGTGCACTACGACACCGAGGAGCGACGCCGGCCGCTGTTCCAACGCTTGATCGGCGACGGCACGCTTCCCGCCGGCTACGCGACCGACGACGGTGTGGGCGTCGTCTACCGCGGCACGGGTTTCGTCGAGGCCGTCGGCGAAACCGATGGCGCCGCAGCCTACTTCGTGGAGAAGGTCGGCGACGCCGTCCTCGAGACCCGGCTCGACACCCGCCGGTTGCCGTGATGCCGAGAATCGACTTGCGCCAGGTCGATGCCGCTGACCACGAGTTCCTGTTCGAGCTGCACCGCGCCTCGCTGGGCCCCTACGTCGACGAGGTGTGGGGGTGGCGGGACGACGAGCAACGGGCTCACCTGGCCAAGAACCTCGACCTCGACCGCGCCCGGATCGTCATGGTCGATGGCGTCGACGCCGGCAGGCTCGACCTCGAGGAGTCCGACGATCGAGTCTTCATCGCGCTGCTCGAACTACTGCCCAGCCACCAGGGTCGGGGCATCGGGACCGCAATCATTGGTGACATCCTGGTCCGCGCTCGACGCCATTCGAAGGCGGTGACCCTGCGCGTACTCGAGGTCAATCACCGCGCACGCGCGCTATACAAGCGGCTCGGTTTCGTCGA from Mycolicibacterium arabiense includes the following:
- a CDS encoding Type 1 glutamine amidotransferase-like domain-containing protein; this encodes MAADSPTILATSGGVGPGRRTRMAFTALTEYAIELSGTSGRAPRVCLLATAMGDDRATLHHLTEAAEQRGFATSHLVLFPMPNVDDVTAHLLEHDVVWVFGGSVAGLLAMWRLHGVDDAMRTAWEAGVVLTGVSAGSICWHAGGTTDSFGPELRPVTDGLGLVPFSNGVHYDTEERRRPLFQRLIGDGTLPAGYATDDGVGVVYRGTGFVEAVGETDGAAAYFVEKVGDAVLETRLDTRRLP
- a CDS encoding GNAT family N-acetyltransferase, with amino-acid sequence MPRIDLRQVDAADHEFLFELHRASLGPYVDEVWGWRDDEQRAHLAKNLDLDRARIVMVDGVDAGRLDLEESDDRVFIALLELLPSHQGRGIGTAIIGDILVRARRHSKAVTLRVLEVNHRARALYKRLGFVETHRDGAHPEVRIAMTANPPSL
- a CDS encoding endonuclease domain-containing protein: MQPFIGSAAIRRGELTRRGLAREHQAIYRGVYLHRDVELTALIRARAAWLATGATLAGVSAAAVHGTKWLDGSAPAEIVRSDRHAASGLVVHSWTLGVDELCVVGGVDVTTAARTAFDIGRTKPAAQAIPILDALFNATGLKHREVSAVADAHSGVRGVASLRTVLPNVDGGAESPQETRLRLLLVAGGLPRPETQIRFPELHVRVDMGWREWKVAVEYDGVQHWMDARQRSWDIERIALLEAAGWVVVRVSADMMARPDLIVARVREKLRARGCPV
- a CDS encoding SRPBCC family protein, whose amino-acid sequence is MTTDTLITTRIVNAPVQAVFEVLAEPANHAAIDGTGWVRESLDGKPLQEKDQIFRIAMYHDNLPEGHYEMANRVFAFEPSTTIAWEPGQEGPDGEIKYGGWTWRYDLEPVGDGTQVTMTYDWSGVPSETREHIEFPPFAVSHVENSLANLAKLAEGR